One genomic region from Pyrinomonadaceae bacterium encodes:
- a CDS encoding molybdopterin-dependent oxidoreductase, which yields MHYRNCNLTEAICGIVITQNADGSLDIRGDKDDPFSRGFICPKAVALQDLHFDKDRLKHPVRRTPQGWERIGWDEAFDEVARNLRRIQAQYGRHAVASYLGNPTVHSYGALLFAPPFLRSLHTRNKFSATSVDQLAHHFAGYLMFGHQLLIPIPDLDRTKFFLMIGANPAASNGSLMTAPGMPQRLKDIRARGGKVVLIDPRRNETAALVDEHRFIRPGTDAFFLLALLHVVFAEGLTRLGSLASFADGVEILREMVSAFSPEQVASITGMEADQVRTLAREFATAESAVCYGRIGVSTQEFGALCQWLITCLNTLTGNLDSPGGAMFPLPAFDPVNAPESLAPRGSYGRYHSRVRKLPEFGGELPVAALAEEILTEGDGQIKALVTHAGNPVLSTPDGRELDRALAGLGFMASIDFYINETTRHAHIILPPTGPLERGHYDIAFHLFGVRNIAKFSPPLFETNGETRHEWQIFLELQTRMENAGVVGKLKRALGQRFLGPERQLDLGLRFGPYGDKLNPFSKGLNLRKLKKEVHGIDLGPLRPCLPQRLRTPDKRVQLAPKVLVEDIERLKTWARVREGEHLTTNGHLLLIGRRRLRSNNSWMHNSERLVKGKPACTMLMHPEDAAQRSVEQGQRVVVRSRTGSIEIPIEISEEMMPGVVSIPHGWGHDREGIQLGVAQQNAGASINDLTDNLAIDALCGTAAFNGTPVLVEAS from the coding sequence ATGCACTACCGCAACTGCAATCTCACCGAAGCGATCTGCGGCATCGTAATCACGCAGAACGCTGACGGCAGTCTCGACATCCGCGGCGACAAAGACGATCCATTTAGCCGCGGCTTTATCTGTCCCAAGGCGGTTGCCTTACAAGACCTTCATTTCGACAAAGATCGTTTGAAACATCCGGTGCGCCGCACGCCGCAAGGTTGGGAACGCATCGGGTGGGACGAAGCCTTTGATGAAGTCGCCCGAAACCTCAGACGGATTCAAGCGCAGTACGGCCGGCATGCGGTCGCGTCGTATCTGGGAAATCCTACGGTGCACAGCTACGGCGCGCTGCTGTTCGCGCCGCCGTTCCTGCGCAGCCTGCACACGCGCAATAAATTTTCGGCAACTTCAGTCGATCAACTGGCGCATCATTTCGCTGGTTACCTGATGTTTGGCCATCAACTGCTTATTCCGATTCCGGATCTCGATCGCACAAAGTTTTTCCTGATGATTGGCGCGAACCCCGCGGCGTCAAACGGGAGCTTGATGACGGCGCCCGGCATGCCGCAAAGACTGAAAGACATTCGCGCGCGTGGTGGCAAAGTCGTTCTCATCGACCCGCGCCGAAACGAAACCGCCGCGCTGGTTGACGAGCATCGGTTCATCCGGCCCGGGACAGATGCGTTCTTTTTGCTGGCCCTGCTGCATGTCGTCTTTGCCGAAGGACTCACGCGGCTCGGCTCGTTAGCTTCGTTCGCGGATGGTGTCGAGATACTTCGTGAAATGGTGAGCGCCTTCTCTCCGGAACAAGTCGCATCGATTACCGGAATGGAAGCAGACCAGGTACGAACGCTGGCGAGAGAATTCGCGACGGCTGAATCCGCCGTCTGCTATGGAAGAATCGGCGTCAGCACGCAGGAGTTCGGCGCGCTCTGTCAGTGGCTGATCACTTGTCTGAACACGTTGACTGGGAATTTAGACAGTCCGGGCGGCGCCATGTTTCCGCTGCCTGCTTTTGATCCAGTCAACGCGCCCGAGTCGCTGGCGCCGCGCGGTAGTTATGGCCGTTACCACAGCCGCGTGCGCAAACTTCCCGAGTTCGGCGGCGAATTGCCGGTGGCCGCGCTCGCGGAAGAAATCCTGACGGAAGGCGACGGGCAGATTAAGGCGCTGGTGACGCATGCCGGCAATCCGGTGCTTTCGACGCCCGACGGGCGTGAGCTGGATCGGGCGCTCGCCGGTCTCGGATTCATGGCCTCGATTGATTTTTACATCAACGAAACGACGCGACACGCGCACATCATTCTGCCGCCGACAGGGCCGCTGGAACGGGGACACTACGACATTGCCTTTCATCTTTTTGGAGTGCGGAACATCGCGAAGTTTTCGCCGCCGCTGTTTGAAACGAATGGTGAGACGCGGCACGAGTGGCAGATCTTTCTTGAACTGCAAACGCGCATGGAAAACGCCGGCGTCGTCGGGAAGCTTAAACGTGCGCTTGGCCAGCGGTTCTTAGGACCGGAAAGACAGCTGGATTTAGGGCTGCGGTTCGGACCTTACGGCGACAAGCTCAATCCGTTTTCGAAGGGTTTGAATCTGCGCAAGTTGAAGAAGGAAGTACATGGAATCGATCTCGGACCGCTGCGCCCATGTCTCCCGCAACGCTTGCGCACTCCTGACAAACGCGTCCAGCTCGCCCCGAAAGTGTTGGTTGAAGATATCGAGCGCCTCAAAACCTGGGCGCGCGTCCGGGAGGGCGAGCATCTCACCACCAATGGTCATCTGCTTTTGATTGGCCGGCGCCGCCTGCGCAGTAACAACTCGTGGATGCACAACAGCGAGCGGCTGGTGAAAGGTAAACCGGCATGCACCATGCTCATGCACCCGGAAGATGCCGCCCAACGCTCGGTGGAGCAGGGACAAAGAGTCGTAGTGAGATCGAGAACAGGTTCAATCGAGATTCCGATCGAGATATCTGAAGAGATGATGCCCGGTGTGGTTAGCATTCCTCACGGCTGGGGCCATGACCGCGAGGGAATCCAATTGGGCGTGGCGCAACAGAATGCCGGCGCGAGTATCAACGACCTCACCGACAATTTAGCCATCGATGCACTTTGCGGTACGGCCGCTTTCAACGGAACCCCCGTTTTAGTCGAAGCGAGTTAG
- a CDS encoding GAF domain-containing protein, which translates to MPDFSKSEAKTEQLVIPEALREKLGGGAVTDEGALRDGETKIEEMIAANVPLRDILSTLVQMIEAQSPEMICSVLLLSPDGNHILHGAAPSLPDHYVKAVDGAPIGPKHGSCGTAMYRGERVVVTDIRTDPLWDDFRELTEGTVLRACWSTPILSRRGKVLGSFAMYYTEPQAPSGEEAQLTEVATRLAAKAIENQAAR; encoded by the coding sequence ATGCCGGATTTTAGTAAATCGGAAGCGAAGACTGAGCAGCTGGTGATCCCTGAAGCGCTGCGCGAGAAACTCGGTGGCGGCGCCGTTACGGATGAAGGCGCCCTGCGCGACGGTGAGACGAAGATAGAGGAAATGATCGCCGCGAACGTGCCGCTCAGAGACATCCTTTCGACGCTCGTCCAGATGATCGAAGCTCAATCACCCGAGATGATTTGCTCGGTCCTGCTACTCAGTCCTGATGGTAATCACATCCTGCATGGTGCTGCGCCCAGTCTTCCCGATCATTACGTTAAAGCCGTCGATGGTGCCCCGATTGGTCCCAAGCATGGTTCTTGCGGGACGGCGATGTATCGCGGCGAGCGTGTCGTGGTCACCGACATCCGTACCGATCCGCTCTGGGACGATTTTCGCGAACTAACGGAAGGCACCGTCCTGCGCGCGTGCTGGTCGACGCCAATCCTGTCGCGGCGGGGGAAAGTGCTCGGCTCGTTCGCGATGTATTACACCGAGCCGCAGGCGCCGAGCGGCGAAGAAGCGCAACTGACTGAAGTGGCGACCCGTCTGGCCGCGAAAGCGATTGAGAATCAGGCCGCCCGATGA
- a CDS encoding MFS transporter has protein sequence MLFLQSNLAQSFQSPYVRVLLGAIAVALLYVFYREVRKIPAKLFTLMITAFVDMVGLLMIIPLLPFYVKSLGGNGIDVLGFNLGIGTISGIIVAAFTVAQLLSAPMWGRFSDRVGRRPTLLIAIGAAGISYLVFGFATSLWVLFLSRLVQGAGGGTVGVIQAYVADSTDPKDRTRALGWLSATTNLGVALGPVLGSFAITLGQRDLMPGAATLQMGPAMPGILAAALCGLNMIFAWRYLTESREATVQSSSDVAPRKSREAAWSILAQPSEPSSRLILIYAISIGAFQGSFSVLALFLNARFQVTEQTIGYFFMYTGAISVFARVLLLGRMVDWLGEAKLSRLGLILLAAGVVGMPLSQNLGMLAIATALIPLGTAFTFPCVTALLSRVINQRERGLYMGMQQTYGGVARIIAPLFYGWAFDSLGVSSPYFFSSAIIAATIFLGFGLDKYVKQERATAAGLAQTVPAKEVAAAKSGSAD, from the coding sequence ATGCTCTTCCTACAGTCCAATCTCGCCCAGTCTTTTCAATCCCCGTATGTGCGCGTGCTGTTGGGGGCGATCGCGGTGGCGTTGCTCTACGTCTTCTACCGCGAAGTAAGAAAGATTCCCGCAAAGCTGTTCACGCTGATGATCACGGCGTTCGTCGATATGGTCGGACTGCTGATGATCATTCCGCTGCTGCCTTTTTATGTAAAGAGTCTGGGCGGCAACGGCATCGATGTGCTCGGATTCAATCTCGGCATCGGCACAATTTCCGGAATCATCGTTGCCGCGTTCACCGTGGCGCAGCTTCTCAGTGCGCCGATGTGGGGAAGATTTTCTGACCGCGTCGGACGGCGGCCGACCTTGCTAATCGCGATTGGCGCGGCCGGGATCTCGTATCTGGTCTTTGGCTTTGCGACCTCGCTTTGGGTCCTGTTCCTTTCGCGCCTCGTTCAGGGCGCCGGCGGTGGAACAGTCGGCGTGATTCAGGCTTACGTGGCGGACTCGACAGATCCAAAGGACCGGACGCGCGCGCTGGGTTGGTTGTCCGCCACGACAAATCTGGGTGTGGCATTAGGCCCGGTGTTGGGATCGTTTGCGATTACGTTGGGCCAGCGAGATTTGATGCCCGGAGCGGCGACGCTGCAGATGGGCCCCGCGATGCCGGGCATCCTGGCCGCGGCGCTGTGCGGGCTGAACATGATTTTCGCGTGGCGTTATCTTACAGAATCCCGCGAAGCGACGGTGCAAAGTTCATCGGATGTCGCGCCGCGGAAGTCACGTGAAGCGGCCTGGAGCATCCTGGCCCAGCCGAGCGAACCCTCGTCACGGTTGATTCTGATCTACGCCATCAGTATTGGCGCGTTTCAGGGAAGCTTCTCAGTCCTCGCATTGTTTCTTAACGCGCGTTTTCAGGTAACCGAGCAAACGATCGGTTACTTCTTCATGTACACGGGCGCAATCTCGGTCTTTGCGCGCGTACTTTTGCTGGGACGCATGGTTGACTGGCTGGGTGAAGCAAAGTTATCCCGGCTCGGTCTGATCTTGCTCGCGGCCGGTGTCGTTGGAATGCCCCTCTCGCAGAATCTCGGGATGCTGGCGATTGCGACCGCGTTGATTCCGCTTGGCACTGCCTTCACCTTCCCCTGCGTCACCGCGCTGCTCTCCCGCGTCATTAATCAACGCGAGCGCGGGCTGTACATGGGCATGCAGCAGACTTACGGCGGGGTCGCCCGCATCATCGCGCCGCTCTTTTACGGCTGGGCGTTTGATTCCCTGGGAGTTTCGTCGCCTTACTTCTTCTCGAGCGCGATCATCGCGGCGACGATCTTTTTAGGATTCGGATTGGATAAGTACGTGAAGCAGGAACGCGCCACCGCCGCGGGCTTGGCTCAGACAGTTCCCGCAAAGGAAGTCGCCGCTGCCAAGTCTGGAAGCGCCGACTAG
- a CDS encoding arginine deiminase family protein: MFARAIVRPPAPNFAEGLTTAGLGPPDYQRALTQHEAYCAALERCGLTVTRLDADPNFPDSCFVEDAAVVIPEFAFQCARDPVPTRVVLTRPGAASRMGEVESMRAALEQMAPEFAIQQIQPPGTLDGGDVCEAGEHYFIGLSERTNEAGAEQLAQFVTAHGYTAGFVDIRTHDSLLHLKSGLAYLDSNQLVVTETLAERKEFEDFDLVVVPRGEEYAANCITVNDYVLVASGHAQFAEQLRTRGLKTLALDMSEFQKMDGGLSCLSLRW; encoded by the coding sequence ATGTTTGCCAGAGCCATCGTGCGCCCGCCGGCTCCGAACTTTGCCGAAGGTTTGACGACGGCGGGATTGGGCCCGCCGGATTACCAACGCGCGCTCACACAACACGAGGCGTATTGCGCGGCATTGGAGCGGTGCGGATTGACAGTGACTCGGCTGGACGCGGACCCGAATTTCCCGGATTCGTGCTTTGTTGAAGATGCGGCGGTCGTCATTCCGGAATTTGCATTCCAGTGTGCCCGCGATCCAGTCCCGACGCGCGTGGTCCTGACGCGGCCGGGTGCCGCCAGTCGTATGGGTGAGGTCGAGAGTATGCGCGCCGCTCTGGAGCAAATGGCGCCGGAGTTCGCCATCCAGCAGATTCAACCGCCGGGTACTTTGGACGGCGGGGACGTTTGTGAAGCGGGGGAACACTACTTCATCGGCCTATCGGAACGAACCAACGAAGCGGGCGCAGAGCAACTGGCCCAGTTTGTCACCGCGCACGGCTACACGGCCGGATTTGTCGATATACGCACCCACGATTCGCTGCTGCATCTGAAGAGTGGCCTGGCTTATCTCGACAGTAATCAACTGGTCGTCACGGAAACACTTGCCGAGCGGAAAGAGTTCGAGGACTTTGATCTTGTGGTCGTGCCGCGCGGCGAGGAGTATGCCGCGAACTGCATCACGGTAAACGATTACGTTTTGGTCGCGTCGGGACACGCACAGTTTGCAGAGCAGCTGCGGACACGAGGGCTTAAAACTCTGGCGCTCGACATGAGCGAGTTTCAGAAGATGGATGGCGGCTTGAGCTGTCTGTCGCTGCGTTGGTGA
- a CDS encoding response regulator transcription factor: MSSKVKSNGHANGDTAVVEVLNGKKTRILIVEDEPAMVAGLRDNFEYEGYEVISASDGVEGLERALADEPDLIVLDVMMPRMSGLDVCKQLKAKKPSLPIIMLTARGQEVDKVVGLELGADDYVTKPFSIRELMARVKAVLRRASPHSPEPEIYKFSDVEVNVRRNEVMRNGSRVELSAKEFALLAYFVAHPAETLSRDRLLDAVWGYENYPNTRTVDTHIVHLRQKLEPNPEEPRFILTVHGTGYKFVG, encoded by the coding sequence ATGAGCAGCAAAGTGAAATCTAACGGACACGCAAATGGCGACACCGCCGTCGTCGAAGTACTGAACGGCAAGAAGACGCGCATTTTGATTGTCGAAGACGAACCGGCAATGGTCGCCGGTCTGCGCGACAACTTTGAATATGAAGGCTACGAGGTCATCAGCGCGAGCGATGGCGTGGAAGGGCTTGAGCGCGCGCTGGCTGACGAACCCGACCTGATTGTGCTCGACGTGATGATGCCGCGCATGAGCGGGCTGGACGTGTGCAAGCAGCTCAAAGCGAAGAAACCATCTTTGCCAATCATCATGCTGACGGCGCGCGGTCAGGAAGTCGATAAAGTCGTCGGCCTGGAACTGGGCGCAGATGATTACGTGACGAAGCCGTTTTCGATTCGCGAGCTGATGGCGCGCGTCAAAGCCGTCTTACGTCGCGCCTCACCGCACTCACCCGAACCCGAGATATATAAATTCAGCGACGTCGAAGTGAATGTGCGGCGCAACGAAGTAATGCGAAACGGGTCGCGTGTGGAGCTTTCGGCGAAGGAGTTTGCGTTGCTCGCATACTTCGTCGCGCATCCGGCGGAAACGTTGAGTCGCGATCGGCTGCTGGACGCGGTTTGGGGTTACGAGAATTATCCGAACACGCGCACCGTGGACACACACATCGTGCACCTGCGGCAGAAGTTGGAACCGAATCCGGAAGAGCCGCGTTTCATTCTTACCGTGCACGGAACTGGTTATAAGTTCGTTGGTTGA
- a CDS encoding alpha/beta hydrolase, which translates to MNIRHRLFLLSTAVLLAAATFTQTASAQPKNLQPESRFAKLDDARVHYVSYGKGDDALVLIHGWTQSIDAAWRDQIPEFAKHYRVIALDLPGHGQSDKPQFSKDPVPKDRPRKPFVYSMDHFARAVAAVMLHAKVKRAVLVGHSMGTPVARQFYRKFPQNTLGIIIVDGSLRPFGNPAMIDQLIANLRGPNYSASIDQMFGMMFGGGLSAEAQQRIKASTANTPQHVLVGAFEGMVDSGIWGEDKINLQVLAIMAKNPFYPPNVEESFRGIAPKMDFQLWDGVGHFLMMEKPREFNAAVIAWLDKNGLLKK; encoded by the coding sequence ATGAACATTCGACATCGGCTGTTTTTGCTTTCCACCGCTGTGCTGCTGGCCGCGGCTACGTTTACGCAGACAGCATCGGCCCAACCAAAGAATCTGCAACCTGAGTCCCGTTTCGCAAAACTCGATGACGCGCGCGTTCATTACGTGAGTTACGGTAAGGGTGACGATGCGCTGGTGCTGATTCATGGATGGACGCAAAGCATCGACGCCGCGTGGCGCGATCAGATTCCGGAATTCGCGAAGCACTACCGCGTGATTGCGCTCGACCTTCCGGGGCACGGCCAGAGCGACAAACCTCAGTTCTCAAAGGACCCGGTGCCAAAGGATCGGCCGAGGAAGCCATTCGTTTATTCGATGGATCATTTCGCGCGGGCGGTGGCGGCCGTGATGCTCCACGCGAAAGTAAAGCGCGCCGTGCTCGTGGGACATAGCATGGGGACGCCGGTCGCGCGTCAGTTTTATCGCAAGTTTCCGCAGAATACGCTCGGAATTATCATTGTTGACGGATCGCTGAGGCCTTTCGGCAACCCGGCGATGATCGATCAGTTGATCGCAAACCTGCGCGGCCCAAACTACAGCGCCTCTATCGATCAGATGTTTGGAATGATGTTTGGCGGCGGACTGTCGGCTGAGGCTCAGCAGCGAATCAAAGCCTCAACGGCAAACACTCCGCAGCATGTGCTGGTGGGCGCGTTTGAAGGCATGGTTGATTCGGGGATTTGGGGTGAAGACAAAATCAATCTGCAGGTGCTGGCGATCATGGCTAAAAATCCGTTCTACCCGCCGAACGTCGAGGAATCATTCCGCGGCATCGCCCCGAAAATGGATTTCCAATTGTGGGACGGAGTCGGACATTTCCTGATGATGGAAAAGCCCAGGGAGTTCAACGCCGCTGTGATTGCGTGGCTGGACAAAAATGGGCTGCTGAAGAAGTAG
- a CDS encoding HAMP domain-containing sensor histidine kinase, with product MKKRKFLGGFNRFRLILTLGIAVLLPAAALIVVNFYQLQTFKRAKVLEAAIHRDFSEYLAISEKTIVKKFMPVIEDARNSFPPPSLNVQEKEKALDELLKKNPHLVHAMMYDEKGMISRSQPSQASDEYVRKEREHLADVLKGWFGMEGRQMVESLHKKSRPFAFYNEPTKRPEGQMHLLATYFTNPNVPRDRVSFGCVSVDPRYLKNTFFPGMLKEIVDARSSDQSGNQVAMMIYFTDYEGKGELKPITMTAGWGEGKPEASRRFDAVFGGLSMGIKFQGTSINQLGATWMRRNFIILGILAGLIVIGLILTKRVVSKEMALAKLKSDFVSNVSHELRTPLALIRLYAETLELGRITTKEKKQEYYRIVRKESERLTGLINNILDFSRIEAGAKEYEFRETDIADLVRNTLDSYRYQIEQQGFTLKEEIDETLPAVYVDREAMARALLNLVNNALKYSPEEKFLGVRLYRENGAVKLEVEDRGIGITRREQTKIFEKFYRTGDPLVHNTKGSGLGLSLVRHITNAHGGNVTVESTPGKGSKFILSLPLNGRHKIDRHGGRSNGNS from the coding sequence ATGAAGAAACGAAAATTCCTGGGCGGCTTCAATCGCTTTCGGTTGATCCTGACGCTCGGCATTGCCGTGCTTTTGCCGGCGGCCGCTCTTATCGTCGTCAACTTCTATCAATTGCAAACATTCAAGCGCGCCAAAGTACTCGAGGCGGCTATCCACCGCGACTTTAGCGAGTACCTCGCGATTTCAGAAAAGACGATCGTCAAGAAGTTCATGCCAGTGATCGAAGATGCGCGCAACAGCTTTCCGCCTCCGTCCCTCAATGTCCAGGAGAAAGAGAAGGCGCTGGATGAGCTGTTGAAGAAAAATCCGCATCTCGTGCACGCGATGATGTATGACGAGAAAGGAATGATTTCTCGTTCGCAGCCGTCGCAAGCTTCAGACGAATATGTGCGCAAAGAGCGCGAACATCTTGCCGACGTGCTTAAGGGTTGGTTCGGGATGGAAGGGCGGCAGATGGTCGAGAGTTTGCACAAGAAATCGCGACCATTCGCCTTTTATAACGAACCTACCAAACGCCCTGAAGGTCAAATGCATCTCCTGGCTACGTATTTTACCAATCCTAATGTGCCCAGGGACCGCGTTTCGTTCGGCTGCGTTTCGGTCGACCCCCGCTATCTCAAGAACACTTTCTTTCCCGGAATGCTGAAAGAGATTGTAGATGCGAGATCCAGCGATCAGAGCGGCAATCAGGTCGCGATGATGATCTATTTCACTGACTACGAAGGCAAGGGCGAGCTGAAACCGATAACGATGACGGCCGGATGGGGAGAGGGGAAGCCGGAAGCCTCACGAAGATTCGATGCGGTGTTCGGCGGGCTGTCGATGGGGATCAAGTTTCAGGGCACAAGCATTAACCAGCTCGGCGCCACCTGGATGCGGCGTAATTTCATCATCCTCGGAATACTTGCCGGGTTGATTGTGATCGGACTCATCCTCACCAAACGCGTCGTGAGCAAAGAGATGGCGCTGGCAAAGCTTAAGTCGGATTTTGTCTCGAACGTTTCGCATGAGCTGCGCACGCCGCTCGCTTTGATTCGCTTGTACGCAGAAACACTTGAGCTGGGCCGGATCACGACCAAGGAAAAGAAACAGGAGTACTACCGGATCGTCCGCAAAGAGAGTGAGCGGCTGACCGGACTCATCAACAACATTCTGGATTTCTCGCGCATTGAAGCCGGCGCCAAGGAATACGAATTTCGCGAGACTGACATCGCCGATCTCGTGCGCAACACGCTCGATTCGTATCGGTATCAAATCGAACAGCAGGGCTTTACGTTGAAAGAGGAAATCGACGAAACCCTGCCGGCCGTCTACGTCGATCGCGAGGCGATGGCGCGTGCGCTCTTGAATCTGGTGAATAACGCACTGAAGTATTCGCCGGAAGAGAAGTTTCTCGGCGTCAGACTCTATCGCGAGAACGGCGCCGTAAAGTTGGAGGTCGAGGATCGCGGCATCGGCATCACGCGCCGCGAGCAGACAAAGATTTTCGAAAAGTTCTATCGCACCGGCGACCCGCTCGTGCACAACACAAAAGGAAGCGGCCTCGGCCTGTCGCTGGTGCGGCACATCACCAATGCGCACGGCGGCAACGTTACGGTCGAGAGCACGCCGGGCAAGGGAAGTAAGTTCATTCTGTCGCTGCCGTTGAACGGAAGACATAAGATCGACCGTCACGGAGGGCGCAGTAACGGTAATTCTTGA
- a CDS encoding NAD(P)-dependent alcohol dehydrogenase — MKAIVYHEHGSADVLKLEDVEKPVPKDNEVLIKVRAASINPLDWRLMRGEPKIIRVMAKLMGGTGTGRPGVDVAGEVEAVGSNVKKFKVGDGVFGSCVGALAEYACAGEAKVTLKPVGVTFEQAASINVAGLTALQGLRDKAKLQRGEKALINGAAGGVGTFAVQVAKHLGAEVTGVCSTRNVEMVRSIGADRTIDYTKEDFVNLPERYDVIFECVGNKSPSQLQSVLKPNGRSIGVGAPHDLSMIGLLASAISAMRLSMFSDRKVTSFLAKGNADDLAFIGNLIVSGELTPVIDRVYDLTECADAMRHLEEGHARGKVIVAVGGER; from the coding sequence ATGAAAGCAATCGTCTATCACGAACACGGTTCCGCAGACGTGCTCAAGCTGGAAGACGTCGAAAAGCCCGTCCCAAAAGACAATGAAGTGCTGATCAAAGTGCGCGCGGCGTCCATCAATCCGCTCGATTGGCGTCTGATGCGCGGCGAGCCAAAGATCATTCGGGTGATGGCCAAACTGATGGGGGGAACAGGAACCGGCCGCCCCGGTGTGGACGTCGCGGGCGAAGTTGAGGCAGTCGGCAGTAACGTCAAAAAGTTTAAGGTGGGCGACGGAGTGTTCGGCAGTTGTGTTGGGGCGCTTGCCGAATACGCGTGTGCAGGCGAAGCGAAGGTCACGCTCAAGCCGGTGGGAGTGACGTTTGAACAAGCGGCGTCGATTAACGTCGCGGGCCTCACGGCCTTGCAGGGTCTGCGCGATAAGGCGAAGCTGCAACGCGGCGAGAAGGCTCTGATCAACGGCGCCGCGGGAGGCGTCGGCACATTCGCGGTGCAGGTGGCGAAGCACCTGGGCGCTGAGGTGACCGGCGTATGCAGCACGCGTAATGTCGAGATGGTGCGCTCAATCGGCGCTGACAGGACGATTGATTACACGAAAGAAGATTTCGTGAACCTGCCGGAACGATACGATGTGATATTCGAATGCGTCGGTAACAAATCGCCTTCCCAACTACAAAGCGTGCTCAAACCTAACGGCAGAAGCATCGGTGTGGGTGCGCCGCACGATCTGTCGATGATTGGCTTGCTGGCCAGCGCCATCTCGGCGATGCGTCTGTCAATGTTCTCAGATCGGAAAGTGACGTCGTTCCTGGCCAAAGGAAACGCGGACGACCTGGCTTTCATAGGAAACCTGATCGTCAGCGGCGAACTAACGCCGGTCATCGATCGAGTTTACGACTTGACTGAATGCGCGGACGCGATGCGACACCTCGAAGAAGGACACGCGCGCGGAAAAGTGATTGTCGCAGTGGGTGGTGAGCGGTAA
- a CDS encoding PP2C family protein-serine/threonine phosphatase — translation MTRSLNNRLAAKPALEVRTYAPRRTASRKPGRQELESKLAELQRDYAELHTSIFEAAQVHRRLCAPRLVRFGDFEIASEIFAVRQLPGDFFTVEQSANDIVMALGDVCGKGLAAGMWTPHLVGLVRAHTTPVAAPHSIVADVNRDACRTAPLGPLASLFLARLDPFTGLLSYCSAGHPPVMLLRANGELELLTEGGMLLGALGDAEYECGSCVLGKGDTLLIYSDGITESRNSTAEEFGNARLEKHLRDSQASSADAALFSVLGAVQDFAATRSLADDVSLAIIRRN, via the coding sequence ATGACGCGCTCTCTCAACAATCGCTTAGCTGCCAAACCCGCTCTCGAAGTCCGCACGTACGCGCCGCGCCGAACAGCTTCCCGGAAGCCGGGCCGGCAGGAACTCGAGTCGAAACTGGCAGAATTGCAGCGAGACTACGCTGAACTGCACACATCGATCTTCGAAGCGGCGCAGGTGCACCGGCGGCTGTGTGCGCCGCGTCTGGTCCGCTTCGGTGACTTTGAGATCGCAAGCGAGATTTTCGCGGTGCGCCAACTGCCCGGTGATTTCTTCACCGTCGAGCAATCAGCGAATGACATCGTGATGGCATTAGGTGACGTTTGCGGTAAAGGCCTCGCCGCCGGCATGTGGACGCCGCACCTGGTCGGCCTGGTGCGCGCGCACACCACGCCGGTAGCGGCGCCCCATTCGATCGTTGCGGATGTGAACCGCGACGCGTGTCGCACGGCGCCGCTCGGCCCGCTCGCCAGCCTGTTTCTGGCGCGACTCGATCCGTTCACGGGCCTGCTCAGCTATTGCAGTGCCGGACATCCGCCGGTAATGCTCCTGCGCGCGAATGGAGAACTCGAGTTGTTGACGGAAGGTGGGATGTTGCTCGGCGCGCTGGGCGATGCGGAGTATGAATGCGGCTCGTGCGTCCTCGGCAAAGGCGACACGTTGCTAATCTATTCCGACGGCATCACGGAATCACGGAACAGCACCGCGGAAGAGTTCGGTAACGCTCGTCTGGAAAAGCACCTGCGCGACTCGCAAGCCAGTTCGGCTGACGCTGCTCTGTTTTCAGTCCTGGGCGCGGTACAGGATTTCGCGGCGACGCGTTCACTCGCCGATGACGTGTCGCTCGCGATCATCCGACGAAATTGA